In Carya illinoinensis cultivar Pawnee chromosome 7, C.illinoinensisPawnee_v1, whole genome shotgun sequence, the following are encoded in one genomic region:
- the LOC122316345 gene encoding LOW QUALITY PROTEIN: putative late blight resistance protein homolog R1B-12 (The sequence of the model RefSeq protein was modified relative to this genomic sequence to represent the inferred CDS: deleted 2 bases in 1 codon), producing MPITLELGRTLNKTPKKLLEKLYTCLLEKRYLVVLDGDGSLELWEKIRSAFPDNWNGSRILITTNSIANERPLWSARYNLPLLNEEESWELFHQKVFRGEECPPVLETLAKQMIEYCRGLPFSIVLLGSCLANTEKTYEAWLEVLAEIHSSLKDNAWEGEKPWATNLSYTHLPLHLKPCLLHLKKYEGGLEIPVEFLIQEWISLGLIERSGERNTRDVAKDYFKELVDRSLIQVVSRRSDGDATTCIIHELVRKLFRSKDATERAKTSEGKSKATRSSLVSEYLQSFVPEHLHTNMRATLLKQLIEGNSKFDVISITGMRGLGKTTLAREIYNNDAIKSRFNCRVWMSVSQNFRTRELLLQIRKCQMPKSDDLIRSLEDMSRDELKKKLLEYLRGKRYLIVMDDVWITEIWDEIRSAFPDDFNGSRILITSPIQEVTSHTTLNRPYSLPFINESESRKLVQEMELPKRYLSQFPIDQGRQIAQGLGIPLSILVLCGVLKGKTDRIWSKVIADVNWYHAQATTLRDDILDISYTHLPRNLKSCFMYLGAYPKDFEIPARQLIQLWIAEGLINCGGNEDIEYVAEKYLKELIHRNLIQVVERRSDGGAKTCHVHDLLRDLCISKGAEEKFFDVPRNVNLHHGKILAGFPFRVALLIYTCLQTPPAPQLLVLCCSSKKIHMVALIETTGNGSRKTSTCYGCLTSAIYMSTPFTWIKRLIHLRYLRVQSDALKVLPASIGNLTNLETLDLRGTFFNCLPNGIWKLRHLRNLYMSGPVSLPNQSDTEIKALSNLQVLSTVSLDAQTA from the exons atgCCAATAACCCTTGAGTTGGGAAGGACACTCAACAAGACCCCAAAGAAATTACTTGAGAAGCTGTATACATGCTTGCTAGAGAAGAGGTATCTTGTAGTCCTGGACGGCGACGGAAGTCTTGAACTCTGGGAGAAGATAAGATCTGCTTTTCCTGATAACTGGAACGGAAGCAGAATATTAATCACAACCAACTCGATAGCCAATGAGCGTCCACTTTGGTCTGCTCGGTACAATCTTCCATTACttaatgaagaagaaagctgGGAGCTCTTCCATCAGAAGGTGTTCCGAGGAGAAGAATGTCCTCCTGTCTTGGAAACTCTAGCCAAACAAATGATAGAATATTGTCGGGGCTTACCCTTTTCAATTGTGTTATTAGGGAGCTGTTTGGCAAACACAGAGAAGACATACGAAGCATGGTTGGAAGTGCTTGCTGAAATACATTCGTCTCTTAAGGATAATGCATGGGAGGGGGAAAAACCATGGGCTACGAACTTGAGCTATACCCACCTGCCCCTGCACCTGAAGCCATGCCTtttgcatttaaaaaaatacgagGGTGGTCTTGAAATCCCCGTGGAATTTCTAATTCAAGAATGGATCAGTCTGGGACTCATAGAGCGCAGTGGAGAAAGAAACACGAGGGATGTTGCTAAAGACTACTTCAAGGAGCTCGTAGATCGAAGCTTGATCCAAGTGGTTAGTAGGAGGTCAGATGGAGATGCAACGACATGTATTATTCATGAACTTGTGCGAAAACTATTCAGATCCAAGGACGCAACTGAAAGGGCTAAAACTAGTGAAGGAAAAAGCAAAGCTACGAGGAGTAGTTTGGTCTCTGAATATCTGCAGAGTTTCGTCCCTGAACATCTGCACACCAACATGAGGGCAACCCTACTAAAGCAGCTTATTGAAGggaattcaaaatttgatgTGATTTCAATCACGGGTATGCGTGGGCTGGGGAAGACCACCCTAGCCAGAGAGATCTATAATAATGATGCAATCAAGAGCCGCTTTAATTGTAGAGTATGGATGAGTGTATCTCAAAATTTCAGAACCAGGGAGTTGTTGCTGCAAATTCGAAAGTGTCAGATGCCAAAATCAGATGACTTGATAAGGAGCCTCGAAGACATGAGTAGGGATGAATTAAAGAAGAAGCTGTTGGAATACTTGCGAGGGAAGAGGTACCTAATAGTCATGGATGACGTTTGGATAACTGAAATCTGGGATGAGATAAGATCTGCTTTTCCTGATGACTTTAATGGAAGTAGGATATTAATCACTAGCCCCATACAAGAAGTTACTTCACATACAACTCTTAATCGCCCCTACTCTCTTCCATTCATTAACGAAAGTGAAAGCCGGAAACTCGTTCAGGAGATGGAATTGCCAAAAAGATATCTTTCACAATTCCCAATTGATCAAGGGAGACAAATAGCACAAGGTCTTGGCATACCACTTTCAATTTTGGTATTATGTGGCGTTTTAAAAGGGAAGACTGATCGAATATGGTCAAAAGTGATTGCCGATGTAAATTGGTACCACGCTCAGGCTACAACATTACGTGATGACATTCTGGACATAAGCTACACCCACCTGCCGCGAAACTTGAAATCATGCTTTATGTATTTAGGTGCGTACCCGAAAGACTTTGAAATCCCTGCAAGGCAACTGATCCAATTATGGATAGCAGAGGGACTCATAAATTGTGGTGGCAATGAAGACATTGAGTACGTTGCTGAAAAGTACTTGAAGGAGCTCATTCACCGAAACTTGATCCAAGTGGTTGAGAGGAGGTCAGATGGAGGTGCGAAGACATGTCACGTCCACGACCTTCTGCGAGACCTCTGCATATCAAAGGGTGCGGAAGAGAAGTTTTTTGACGTACCTAGAAATGTCAATCTTCATCATGGAAAAATTCTCGCAGGCTTTCCATTCAGGGTAGCACTCTTGATCTATACATGTCTTCAAACACCCCCGGCCCCTCAATTGCTCGTTCTTTGTTGTTCTTCGAAGAAGATACATATGGTAGCTTTGATCGAAACCACTGGAAATGGGTCCAGGAAAACTTCAACTTGCTACGGGTGCTTAACTTCGGCAATCTATATGTCTACTCCATTC ACGTGGATCAAACGATTGATCCATTTGAGGTACTTACGTGTGCAGTCAGATGCACTGAAAGTTCTTCCAGCTTCCATTGGCAACCTTACGAACCTAGAAACGCTCGATCTGAGAGgtactttttttaattgtttgccAAACGGGATATGGAAGCTGCGACATTTAAGGAATCTCTATATGTCTGGGCCAGTGAGTTTACCGAACCAGTCGGACACAGAAATTAAAGCTCTTTCAAATCTCCAAGTCCTCTCCACCGTATCACTTGACGCACAAACTGCTTGA